The Ramlibacter pinisoli genome segment TGATGTGAGTTCCGGGGTCGAGCGCGCCAAGGGCGTGAAGGACCCCGACAAGATCCATCAGTTCGTCGCGGCCGTGCGCGCCGCCGACGCTCTCCTTGCAAGGTCCACCGATGCCCTCCTATCAGCAACCTGACCCAGCCGGCCATTTCGGCCCCTACGGCGGCAGCTTCGTCAGTGAGACACTGACCCACGCCATCGACCAGCTGCGCGAGGCCTACGCGCGCTACCAGAACGATCCCGAGTTCCTGGCCGAATTCAGGTCCGAGCTGGCGCACTTCGTCGGCCGGCCCTCGCCGGTCTACCACGCCGACCGCATGAGCCGCGAGATGGGCGGCGCGCAGATCTACCTCAAGCGCGAGGACCTCAACCACACCGGCGCGCACAAGATCAACAACGTCATCGGCCAGGCGATGCTGGCGCGCCGCATGGGCAAGCCGCGCGTCATCGCCGAGACCGGCGCCGGCCAGCACGGCGTGGCCACGGCCACCATCTGCGCGCGCTACGGCCTGGAGTGCGTGGTGTACATGGGCAGCGAAGACGTCAAGCGCCAGAGCCCCAACGTCTACCGCATGCACCTGCTGGGCGCCAAGGTAGTGCCGGTCGAGTCGGGCAGCCGCACGCTCAAGGACGCCCTCAACGAGGCCATGCGCGACTGGGTGACCAACGTGGAGAACACGTTCTACATCATCGGCACCGTGGCCGGCCCGCACCCCTACCCGATGATGGTGCGCGACTTCCAGAGCGTCATCGGCAACGAGTGCCTCCAGCAGATGCCCGCGATGACCGGCCGCCAGCCCGATGCCGTGATCGCCTGCGTGGGCGGCGGCAGCAACGCGATGGGCATCTTCCACCCCTACATCCCGCACGAGGGCACGCGCCTGATCGGCGTCGAGGCGGCCGGCGAAGGCCTGGAGAGCGGCAAGCACTCGGCGTCACTGCAGCGCGGCAGCCCCGGCGTGCTGCACGGCAACCGCACCTACATCCTGCAGGACGAGGACGGCCAGATCACCGAGACGCACAGCATCAGCGCCGGCCTCGACTACCCCGGCGTCGGCCCCGAGCACGCCTGGCTCAAGGACATCGGGCGCGCCGAATACGTCGGCATCACCGACAAGGAAGCGCTGGACGCCTTCCACTACCTGTGCCGCACCGAGGGCATCATTCCCGCGCTGGAGTCCAGCCATGCAGTGGCCTACGCCATGAAACTGGCCCCGACGCTGGGCAAGGACCGCAGCATCCTGGTCAACCTCTCGGGCCGGGGCGACAAGGACATCGGCACCGTGGCCGACCTGGGCAAGGCCGACTTCTACTGCCGGCCGAGCTGCCGCGGGCAATCGGTCAAGGGTGGCGAACAGAAGGTCGAGGTGCAGCGATGAGCCGCATCGCCGCCACCTTCTCGCGCCTGCGGCAGGCCGGGCGCAAGGCGCTCATTCCCTATGTCACGGCCGGCTATCCCTACGCCGACATCACGCCCGAGCTGATGCACGCCATGGTGGCGGCCGGCGCCGACGTGATCGAGCTGGGCGTGCCGTTCTCGGACCCCATGGCCGACGGTCCCGTCATCCAGAAGGCCGGCGAACAGGCGCTGGCGCTGGGCATCGGCACGGCGCAGGTGCTGGCCATGGTGCGGACCTTCCGCGAGCGCGATGCAGCCACGCCGGTCGTGCTCATGGGCTACGCCAACCCGGTGGAGCGCTACGACCTGCGCCACGGGCCCGGATCCTTCATCCGCGACGCGGCCGCGGCCGGCGTCGACGGCGTCCTGATCGTCGACTACCCGCCCGAGGAGTGCGAGGACTTCGCCGCCCAGCTGAAGGCGGCCGGCCTGGACCTCATCTTCCTGCTGGCGCCCACCTCGACCGCGCGGCGCATGCAGCAGGTGGCGCGCATCGCCAGCGGCTACGTCTACTACGTGTCGCTCAAGGGCGTGACGGGTGCCGGCCACCTGGACACCGGCGCAGTCGAGCAGATGCTGCCGCGCATCCGCGAGCACGTGCAGGTGCCGGTCGGCGTGGGTTTCGGCATCCGCGACGCCGAGACGGCGCGTGCCATCGGCCGCGTGGCCGACGCCGTGGTGATCGGCACCCGGCTGCTGCAACTCATCGAGGGCCAGCCGCGCGACCGGGTGGCCGCCGAGGCTGCCACGTTCCTGCGCGGCATCCGCCAGGCGCTCGACGCCTAGAATCCCGCTTTCCCCGGAGCACCATCCCCATGAGCTGGCTCGAAAAACTGCTGCCCCCCAAGATCCAACCGACCGACCCGGCCGAGCGCCGCAGCGTGCCCGAGGGCCTGTGGGTCAAGTGCCCCAGCTGCGAGACGGTGCTGTACAAGACCGACCTCGAGCACAACCTCAACGTCTGTCCCACCTGCAGCCACCACCACCGCATCGGCGCGCGCCCGCGGCTCAACACGTTCCTGGACGCCGAAGGCCGCTGGGAGATCGGCCAGGAGGTGCTGCCGGTCGACGCGCTGAAGTTCAAGGACAGCCGCCGCTATCCCGAGCGGCTGAAGGAAGCGCTCGAGAACACCGGCGAAACCGATGCCCTGGTCGTCATGGGCGGCGCCGTCCAGGGCATCAGCCTGGTGGCGGCGGCCTTCGAATTCGACTTCATGGGCGGCAGCATGGGCAGCGTGGTCGGCGAGCGCTTCGTGCGCGGCGTCGAGAGCGCCATCGAGCAGAAGGTGCCGTTCCTGTGCTTCACCGCCACCGGTGGTGCGCGCATGCAGGAGGGGCTGCTGTCGCTGATGCAGATGGCCAAGACCAATGCCGCCCTGACGCGGCTGGCGAAGAAGGGCCTGCCCTACGTCAGCGTCCTGACCGATCCCACCATGGGCGGCGTGAGCGCCGGTTTCGCCTTCGTCGGCGACGTGGTCATCGCCGAGCCCAAGGCGCTGATCGGCTTTGCCGGCCCGCGCGTCATCGAGTCCACCGTGCGCGTCACGCTGCCCGAAGGCTTCCAGCGCGCCGAGTTCCTGCAGCAGAAGGGCGCGGTCGACTTCATCTGCGACCGGCGCGAGCTGCGCACCCGCGTCGCGCACCTGCTGGCCATGCTGCAGCGCCAGCCCGCCGACGCGGTGATCTGACCCGCTAGAAGCCCCGCCCGACCAAAGCGGTGAGCACCATCGACAGCACCTGCAGCAGCACCAGCAGGGCCAGCGGCGACAGGTCGATGCCGCCCACCAGCGGGATCACGCGGCGGAACGGCCGCAGCAGCGGCGCCACCAGGCGGTCGATCAGGTCCGTCATCAGCGAATCGCTCTGCACCCAGGACAGGATGGCGTAGACCAGCACCAGCGCCGTCAGCGCCGAGAGGATCAGCCGCACCAGCCCGACCAGCGCCAGCAGGAACACCGACTCCAGCGCGAAGCCGATCACGGCCCACAGGATCAGGTACTGCACCAGTTCGATCAGGTAGGCGGCCACCAGGCTCGCCGTGTCCCAGCGTGCGACCGGGGGCAGCACCCGGCGCAGCGGCAGCACGATCCAGTCGGTGAGGGCGAACACGAAGCGGCCGATCGGGTTGCCGAACGGCACCTTCTGGCGCTGCATGTACAGCCGCAACAGACACGCACCGCCCAGGAGGCCGGCCACCACGTCGAGCAGGAAGGAAAGGATTTGAGTGCCCATGGCCACGGCCGAGTCTTGCTCGTGGGATCATACCGGCGTCACTTCCCGGATCGTCGCTTGGCCTCCGCCCTCACCCTGCAATCGCTGCCGCTGTTCCCGCTCGGCACGGTCCTCTTCCCGGGCGGCGTGCTGCCGCTGCGCGTCTTCGAGGTCCGCTACCTCGACATGATCCAGCGTTGCCAGCGCGCCGGCGCGCCGTTCGGCGTCGTCGCCCTCACGCAGGGCCACGAAGTGCGGCAGCCCGGTGCCGGCCCGGAGGCCTTTTCAACGGTCGGCACGCTGGCCACCATCGCCGCTCTCGAGCAGCCGGGCCCCGGACTGCTGATGGTGCGGGCCCAGGGCGGCCAGCGGTTCCGCATCCGCACCAGCGAGCAGCTCAAGCACG includes the following:
- the trpB gene encoding tryptophan synthase subunit beta, with protein sequence MPSYQQPDPAGHFGPYGGSFVSETLTHAIDQLREAYARYQNDPEFLAEFRSELAHFVGRPSPVYHADRMSREMGGAQIYLKREDLNHTGAHKINNVIGQAMLARRMGKPRVIAETGAGQHGVATATICARYGLECVVYMGSEDVKRQSPNVYRMHLLGAKVVPVESGSRTLKDALNEAMRDWVTNVENTFYIIGTVAGPHPYPMMVRDFQSVIGNECLQQMPAMTGRQPDAVIACVGGGSNAMGIFHPYIPHEGTRLIGVEAAGEGLESGKHSASLQRGSPGVLHGNRTYILQDEDGQITETHSISAGLDYPGVGPEHAWLKDIGRAEYVGITDKEALDAFHYLCRTEGIIPALESSHAVAYAMKLAPTLGKDRSILVNLSGRGDKDIGTVADLGKADFYCRPSCRGQSVKGGEQKVEVQR
- the trpA gene encoding tryptophan synthase subunit alpha — protein: MSRIAATFSRLRQAGRKALIPYVTAGYPYADITPELMHAMVAAGADVIELGVPFSDPMADGPVIQKAGEQALALGIGTAQVLAMVRTFRERDAATPVVLMGYANPVERYDLRHGPGSFIRDAAAAGVDGVLIVDYPPEECEDFAAQLKAAGLDLIFLLAPTSTARRMQQVARIASGYVYYVSLKGVTGAGHLDTGAVEQMLPRIREHVQVPVGVGFGIRDAETARAIGRVADAVVIGTRLLQLIEGQPRDRVAAEAATFLRGIRQALDA
- the accD gene encoding acetyl-CoA carboxylase, carboxyltransferase subunit beta; this translates as MSWLEKLLPPKIQPTDPAERRSVPEGLWVKCPSCETVLYKTDLEHNLNVCPTCSHHHRIGARPRLNTFLDAEGRWEIGQEVLPVDALKFKDSRRYPERLKEALENTGETDALVVMGGAVQGISLVAAAFEFDFMGGSMGSVVGERFVRGVESAIEQKVPFLCFTATGGARMQEGLLSLMQMAKTNAALTRLAKKGLPYVSVLTDPTMGGVSAGFAFVGDVVIAEPKALIGFAGPRVIESTVRVTLPEGFQRAEFLQQKGAVDFICDRRELRTRVAHLLAMLQRQPADAVI
- a CDS encoding YggT family protein, with the translated sequence MGTQILSFLLDVVAGLLGGACLLRLYMQRQKVPFGNPIGRFVFALTDWIVLPLRRVLPPVARWDTASLVAAYLIELVQYLILWAVIGFALESVFLLALVGLVRLILSALTALVLVYAILSWVQSDSLMTDLIDRLVAPLLRPFRRVIPLVGGIDLSPLALLVLLQVLSMVLTALVGRGF
- a CDS encoding LON peptidase substrate-binding domain-containing protein, which produces MASALTLQSLPLFPLGTVLFPGGVLPLRVFEVRYLDMIQRCQRAGAPFGVVALTQGHEVRQPGAGPEAFSTVGTLATIAALEQPGPGLLMVRAQGGQRFRIRTSEQLKHGLWVADIEQMAPDHAVPVPADLQPIAQALEKLYTSLRERPDAAEQLPMQQPWRLDDCGWVANRWCELLPMPVQLKQRFMELDNPLVRLELVGDVLARTGIA